One stretch of Balneola sp. MJW-20 DNA includes these proteins:
- a CDS encoding TraR/DksA family transcriptional regulator, whose translation MEKLQKLPTPFSEDQLIYFKNLLLDKREEAVHEIEKLNESMADISADEDEYSSATSAQLDDISADAEERQLNYKLQERTRSYIKQIDAALERIKNGSYGICLATGKAIPEERLKIVPHTRYSLEAKKLGLNEIGDQY comes from the coding sequence ATGGAAAAATTACAGAAACTACCCACCCCGTTTTCTGAAGATCAGCTTATTTACTTCAAAAACCTGCTCCTTGATAAAAGAGAAGAAGCGGTGCATGAAATTGAAAAACTTAACGAAAGTATGGCTGATATAAGTGCTGATGAGGATGAATATTCATCGGCTACTTCTGCACAGCTTGACGATATAAGTGCAGATGCAGAAGAACGACAACTTAATTACAAGCTGCAGGAACGCACCCGCTCTTATATCAAACAGATCGATGCCGCCTTAGAACGAATCAAAAACGGTTCTTACGGTATTTGTTTGGCAACCGGTAAAGCAATACCTGAAGAAAGACTAAAAATTGTACCCCATACCAGGTATAGTCTTGAGGCAAAAAAGCTGGGACTAAATGAAATCGGTGATCAATATTAA